Proteins co-encoded in one Candidatus Dormiibacterota bacterium genomic window:
- a CDS encoding tyrosine-type recombinase/integrase, which yields GRFYEGSPKTESSDRWISVPRETMHAFEVHRDRMEREGHDVRRGRVFVTATGAPPNGTQLISDTLAPALKKAKLPKITWHALRHSFASVSIERGAPLEAVSRMLGHAHPGITARIYDKAFRARETIVADAWNVDDGATKTTGAKNRKTGGDLSGKTTKRKEQERRARAQRPVI from the coding sequence GGGCCGTTTCTATGAAGGATCGCCGAAGACAGAGAGCTCCGATCGGTGGATTTCGGTGCCGCGAGAGACAATGCACGCTTTCGAAGTGCATCGGGACCGAATGGAGCGCGAAGGGCATGACGTTCGGCGCGGTCGGGTGTTCGTTACGGCGACGGGAGCACCGCCAAATGGGACGCAGCTTATCTCGGATACGTTGGCGCCGGCTTTGAAGAAGGCGAAGCTGCCAAAGATAACTTGGCACGCGCTCCGCCACTCGTTCGCATCGGTCAGTATCGAACGCGGTGCGCCACTCGAAGCAGTTTCGAGAATGCTCGGCCACGCGCACCCCGGCATAACGGCACGGATATACGACAAAGCATTTCGCGCTCGCGAAACGATCGTCGCCGATGCCTGGAACGTTGATGACGGTGCCACTAAGACCACGGGGGCGAAAAACCGGAAAACGGGTGGAGATTTGAGTGGTAAAACGACGAAGCGCAAAGAGCAAGAGAGGCGTGCGCGAGCGCAAAGGCCTGTCATATAA